One segment of Calditrichota bacterium DNA contains the following:
- a CDS encoding type IV pilus twitching motility protein PilT has translation MDKILTFAVKKGASDIHLSSGYPPIFRMHGHLQKMNGQAISAEHINQLIGELLTKEQRAAYESSRELDFAYAIPGVARFRTNAYFQLNGKALAFRVIPERIRTLEELGAPAGVYDLARRQEGLVLVTGPTGSGKSTTLAAMIDLIDSERQVHVITIEDPIEYVYKGKNCLINQRELGPHTKSFANALRAALREDPDVILVGEMRDLETISLALTASETGHLVFATLHTNSAAETINRIVDVFPAGQQDQIRAQFADAILGVISQRLLPTKDKLGRIAAMEIMIATPAIRNLIRERKIHQIPSAIQTGAQFGMQLMDQNLLTFVQTGKISGEIALLYAHDKHTVESKILLAAAQS, from the coding sequence CCTCAGCTCGGGTTATCCGCCTATTTTTCGGATGCACGGGCATCTGCAAAAAATGAACGGGCAGGCAATTTCTGCCGAACACATCAATCAACTAATCGGCGAATTACTAACCAAAGAACAACGGGCCGCTTACGAGTCCAGCCGGGAGCTGGATTTTGCCTACGCTATTCCGGGTGTGGCCCGATTCCGCACAAATGCCTATTTCCAGTTGAACGGGAAGGCGCTGGCATTTCGTGTCATCCCTGAACGCATTCGCACGCTGGAAGAACTGGGGGCGCCTGCGGGTGTGTACGATCTGGCCCGCCGTCAGGAGGGCCTGGTACTGGTAACCGGCCCCACAGGTTCAGGAAAATCAACGACACTGGCGGCCATGATTGATCTAATCGATTCTGAACGTCAGGTGCATGTGATTACGATCGAGGATCCCATTGAATATGTGTACAAGGGAAAGAATTGCCTGATTAATCAAAGGGAACTGGGCCCTCACACAAAATCGTTTGCCAATGCCCTTCGCGCCGCCTTGCGGGAGGACCCGGATGTGATTCTCGTGGGGGAGATGCGGGACCTGGAAACCATTTCACTGGCACTTACGGCTTCCGAAACAGGGCACCTGGTTTTTGCCACACTCCACACCAACAGCGCGGCGGAAACCATCAACCGAATTGTGGATGTGTTCCCTGCCGGTCAGCAGGATCAAATCCGTGCCCAGTTTGCCGATGCCATTCTGGGGGTCATTTCGCAGCGTCTCTTGCCGACAAAGGATAAACTCGGACGAATTGCGGCCATGGAAATTATGATCGCCACGCCCGCCATTCGCAACCTTATCCGGGAACGAAAAATTCACCAGATTCCCTCGGCCATTCAAACCGGCGCCCAATTCGGGATGCAGCTTATGGATCAGAATCTCCTGACTTTTGTACAAACCGGAAAAATCTCCGGCGAAATCGCTCTCCTTTACGCCCACGACAAACATACCGTTGAAAGCAAGATTCTCTTAGCGGCCGCACAAAGTTAA